A section of the Humulus lupulus chromosome 2, drHumLupu1.1, whole genome shotgun sequence genome encodes:
- the LOC133814132 gene encoding uncharacterized protein LOC133814132, with product MAWNIRGLNNPKKQVEIKQLIWNMKIGVVGLLETRVKTQKLGEVYIRMFSGWCFSSNNAWLRSNNGHEGFLVTFIYAFNDANGREILWRDLKILARDHKQPWVVLGDFNDILNADERVGKRVQGGSSSAFQDCIEECQLEDVKYSSCFFTWTKKQDKEGIIYSKIDRVMANQEWLIQHELVEKLKRLKAVLRDINKKGFNNIQVADTLAYQELKRKQECLNKDPLNE from the exons ATGGCGTGGAATATCCGGGGCCTCAACAATCCTAAAAAGCAAGTTGAGATTAAACAACTAATCTGGAATATGAAGATAGGAGTGGTTGGGCTCTTGGAAACAAGGGTGAAAACCCAGAAGTTAGGAGAAGTCTATATTAGAATGTTTTCAGGGTGGTGTTTTTCATCTAATAATGCCTGGC TTAGGTCGAATAATGGTCATGAAGGTTTCTTAGTTACATTTATATATGCCTTCAATGATGCGAATGGAAGAGAGATCTTATGGAGAGACCTGAAAATTCTGGCAAGAGATCATAAGCAACCATGGGTGGTATTAggggattttaatgatattttgaaTGCAGATGAAAGAGTAGGCAAGCGAGTGCAGGGAGGAAGTTCTTCAGCATTTCAAGACTGTATAGAAGAGTGTCAACTTGAAGATGTGAAATACTCGAGTTGTTTCTTCACATGGACTAAAAAGCAAGATAAAGAAGGCATAATTTACTCGAAGATTGATCGAGTTATGGCAAATCAAGAATGGCTCATTCAGCACGAACTAGTGGAG AAATTAAAGAGGCTTAAAGCAGTTCTCAGGGACATTAACAAGAAGGGATTTAATAACATACAAGTTGCTGATACTTTAGCATATCAGGAGTTGAAAAGGAAGCAGGAGTGCCTGAATAAGGATCCATTGAATGAGTAA